In the Telopea speciosissima isolate NSW1024214 ecotype Mountain lineage chromosome 6, Tspe_v1, whole genome shotgun sequence genome, GTATGCATGCTGAGATGAGCCATGAAACATACCAACCATAACTCATGAAACATGCCAATTATAAACAAAGGCAGAGATGAGTAGATAACTACTCAAATGCGATTAATTTGATCTaaagagtttagagccatggacCTGACGTCTTACCATTATATCAATTCCCAAGaacaacgagagagagagagagagatccaccACCTCTAACTGGACAAAACTTAGTTTGTCTAACAAATGGGTTATTTTCAGGTTCAAACATAGGCCCCGTTATTAgatgggctgggcttgggagTGACCTACATGGCTACATGATTCTGGTCATTTGATAGATGAATTTTGGCTTGGGAATGCCCTAGCCCAATCTactcaaacccacccagcttCTTTTACCACAAATGCATGGCCGGAAGACACTGTATTAAAGGCTTGAATTCAAGTTAAACTGCTTTAAACTGCACAGCAccaagctgtgtttggtatgcattctaggtccaTTTCGCATTATCGaatgagaatgcaaaatcgacctaaaatgcataccaaacacagcttttGCATTCTTTAATTAGTTTGGAGGTATGTTTGCCTCTTTCCCTCCCCCTTGTCCTTCCTATTTCTGCCTCTTTTTATCCCATTGAGGCCCAATGATACTATAGTGATTAAAGATAAGTGGACAAGTAGTAAGTCGACTAATAGTGCATCGAAGCCCCTATATATGAACAAGTgcctagtgcacttggtagcATACTAGCATATGGTGCATGGAAGCCCATTGCTAACACGAGTCTTGGATTCAAGCGTCTTGGTTCACACCTCCCCTCTCCTGTATAATAGGATAGAGTAGGACCTATCAAGAGGGAGTGAAAAGTAGACAATTTGAACCTGAACTAGTGTAGGGATTAAAAATGTCAAACATATAGTATACATAATTGGACAATTTGTACTTTGcattattaatttatatattattttgattAAAATTATCAATTTATTCTAGAAAGGGTATTAAGTTAAGTTATGATTCAGGTGGAGTAAATGGTAGATAATgatatttctaccaaaaaaaaaaattaagataatGATCTTATCTTATAAATGTAAATAAGGATAAACAGTCAGCAATGACGTACAAGCCATTTGGGGCAGGGGATTTCAAACGAACTATGAATGTAGATTACATTTTATGGATTTAGGAGATATTGTCTTAAGATATGTATAAATAAGtgtttaaaattatttttcaaaacaaaaatgatttatatatgaagaaaatttttctttgtGGTGATTCATCCACTATGATGTAACCTTATAAATGGACTCTGGTCAGATGAGTTTCTTCATTAACTATGGTTCCGTATTATACGAAGTTGAAAATATCCTCCCCGAGTCCAATCATGATAAAGATTATGGTGAAAGCCAAAAGATTCATGTGGCTGAGATTCATCCACTATGATTGAGCTCTTGGCCAAATGAGTTTCATTTTTAACTACCTTTCCCTTTTATTCGAAGTTGAAATCATCTTTTCTCAATCTAACCCAAAGGTCAGATGTCATCCTTTAAGATGTTGTCTCTTCACCTTGGTCTATGGTCACTTACAAGTTACAAACCTTCACATTtcttggagaagaaaatgacACATTTAATGAATTTAAACAAATTTAAAGTTATTTgtaaaatttgataaaaatactgggttaaatttttttaagactgattttccattaaaaaatggTGAAAGAGGAATCTCTCCACCATGGCCATTGATACCGTCAAATTAGCatggatagagagagagagagagagagagaacttgaACCAATTAGATCTGTTCCAAACTATCGATTGAGGCCCCTGGGCCCTACTAGCAAATAGCTAACCCTCAACACATGGAACCAAGTCTCTTTTGCATTGAGTTCCTCTCCAAGGATCCCAGCACCCAGGGAGTGCCTAggagcatccaacggctgggctgtATTGCACGCATCACGATGATTGATTGGCACGCACTGGGATTTATGTGTACAATCCATCagttggatgccccctaggcACTCCatgggcgctgggctccctagagaggagccggatccctcTCTTTtaccccaccccacccaaccCAATCCAATCCCCTAAACCGAAAAAAACCCCTAAATTTACCAAAATTCCAATCCTGGATTTCAGGAAGGGTAAACGGACACCATAGTCCATAGCCACCAAGAAGTAACTGTGAAAGCCCAGTTTAGCATCCAACGGGCGTAAGGCGAAATAGGTTTCCGTTTCGGAAAGGCACTAGAGATTTGAGAGAGCGAAAGCGAACCAAGTCAAACCAACTGAAAAGTCCCCCCAACCCATCATCCATTGGTTAGAACATAGTTACtcatgataatacttcacttttctctctctttcactgTGACCAAACTAAAGTGTGTATTTGAGGAAACTCCCAACGCCGTCGCAGAAACTCTAACTAATAAATAACATTTCCCGGCGTATTTGATCGAGCGAGGAAGAATCAtaatatctttctctctccaagGTTACAGGCACCTCTGACAGCTTCTCCAAACACTTAGGGTGAGTAATTGCTTCGCAAAAAGCCGATCGATCCTCCACGAAGTGAACGTTGACAGACGTTTCacgttttcctttttttttttttttttggtttgtttaaaCGTGTCAGGTGAAGGATTTCCCTTGTTAAATTCAATGGCTTCTGAGGATGTCGTCAGGAAAACAACGGGTGAGTCTGCCGTTTCGACGATAGTCAATCTCGCTGAAGAGGCGAAACTAGCGAGGGAAGGAGTGAAGACTCCAGGTCCCGCTGTTCTCAGTATTTGCAAGTCTCTCGCTGCTGGAGGAATCGCGGGAGGAGTGTGAGTTTCTCATCTAATTTGCTTTTCTGTGAAATTCGTGTTACGTGTTCTTTTTGGTTGcgttttttttaaagagtttcTTGGAatctggatcattgattcactttttttttttttaactatttctgATTCTGTGGTTGGTTCATGGTTGTTTAAAGCCTTATTAGAGAGCTTGCAATCTCTTTGGTATTGTTCTTGGCTGGATTTTTCTTCTTATCACGTTGCTCTTATTTTCTTggagaataaaacaaaaaaacaccaaGTGGTTTATTTAGTTCTGTTTTTGCAGCTGATAGAGTTCATTTTGTTCTCCATCTGTCGTTAGATATGCAATGAGCGTTTCATCTTTCCTGTAATGAAAATCTGTTTCTTAAACCCTAACTAGGGCTTCCTAGTATCTACCTCGGTATACCCAATTGGAAACACTGTCGTGTATAGTAATGTTCTTTCATAATTTGTTTTCCTTTTGCTTCTAAAGTCTAAACGTTAAAAGGAGaatctcaccccccccccccttttttttttttttcttttttcttcttccccactCTTGCCTACTTTGGTATTGTGATGCATTTCTAATTGCCTTAAACTTAGGTGTCCGATGAACTGGGAATTTAGGTAATCACTTGGTAACAACCTTTTACCTTGAAAACTGCCTATAATCTTTGACCAATAGAATTTCATGTATGATAAGATGTTGTTTTGAGGTATCACAAAATAAATGTGCTTCCCCAAATGCCATGTGAATGTTGTTTGTACATCATGATCCAGGGACACCTTTATCAATATTCATTGTGGTACAGTTGTTTAATTCTCCCAAGCATGGAATCCCGTCCTGCTGCAGATGTATTCTGTCAATCTCTGCCAACTCCGTCAAGGATGAGCGCTATTCATATATGGTTCAAGAAGAGTCTCAAAAAGCATGTCCATTCCTTTCCTTCTGATTACTCCAACACAGCGCAAAGGGGAGCATTTCCTAAAGCCTGTTGCCTCCTAAGACTAAAGAGCCTGGTTGCCTCTTAAGACTGAAGGTAGGGACTGTTAAAATCCTTTTCATCTCAAAATGTATAAATATATGCCTCCCttatttctcctcttttttagCTAGGTCATGCCAATTGGCAAGATAGAAAAcccaatattttgaattttccaTTGTATGGCCCTGTCGAGAACCATCATGCAAGTAAATGGTTCCACAAACATTGGGATTTAGATCTCCATTTCCTGAGGTCCTTTTAATTAGTGAAGGATCATTGTGTTCACTTATATGGTTAATAGAACTATAAGAAAGactggccaaaaaaaaaaaattcaaaatccagATGCAGCTATCCCTGAAACAATGCTATTTAAAATTGTGAAGCTACCTAATAAGATCCTCGCAATCCTTTTCCATTGAAGATGGCTCCTCCTGAAGATTAGGCTCCAAATCATTTCATCATTCCAAATATTAGAACAAGATTTGCTGGTTCTTCCTGTGTGTTTGCAGTTTTGGACAAAGCTCATTTAGCTGACCTTATCTCATCCTATTATCCTCCCAGAGGTGCACCCCACAACTCGTGACTTTAACAGTGTTTCCATTGAGAACTTATCATGAACTTCCATGATACTCTTCCAAAAGAAATGGCCATATGTAGTGGTAACCTCTTTAGAGTCCCATCTGTGGTTACTAGTCCGATGGTTATGATTTTTTATAAGCTAGGAGATGTTtgtattggtttgtttcttgttcATGTGATTTTTTTGGggctttttttattctttttcatatTCTAATTTAAGAGGTTTTTTAGGACCTTGCAAtagtgtcattttttttaataagtaaCCATAAGTTGGCATCTTTctgaccaaattttattttcctttgacGTTTTGAACTATGGGTTTGCTAACTGACCGACCTCTGTATTGTTCGTCTGTTATAACCTGTTGTTACAATTTTGCAAGAATAGCTAAGTATTTTTTATGCACCGTCTATACGGTTGAGCTTTTGATCTATTATTTAGTCATGTAATGCTTGTGTTATGCTATATGTATGTTTTCTTTGCTGTTGCAGGTCACGCACTGCGGTTGCTCCATTGGAACGATTGAAGATTTTGCTCCAggtattctttttctcctaaacCAATCAATTATTTTTTCTATCTACTTCTCATCTTCTATGCCTGTGACTCTGTTCTGTTATTTGATCCataaaactcctcaatttaaTAAATGAGTGAAGTGTATGATGAAAATTGGTGAAAGTTGTTTACATGTCAGTTGAATATAATAGTTGCAAAGATGTTTATGTAGATTTAAATTCAACTGATATAATATGTCAAGGAGGTGAAGTTTTAAAAATGCTATATTCACAATTTGTCTCCATTCTGTGGATTCTGGAGTAAGAACCTACGTTCTCTTAGGGTCTTTTTATCACAGGAATTGGATTATTGGAAGCAGGATCAGAATTCAGGCAGTCAAACTTCAACCTCAATGTTTACATGTTTGGTCAACTGGCTATGTTTAATTAATCTGGAAGTTTGAGACACTGTATTCGCATCTAAGGTAGTTTTTTGGAATTTTGGCTGCTTCTGACCTCCCATGTGGCAGGAAATATGTGCAGAATATATACTTCTCTACTCTATGAAGAGTAGAGATCCCCCATCCTAGTTCTTATCTTCaatatgtgatacatggaatatTTATTCTTGGGGATAGTGAAAGACTGAATATTAAATTCATGAAAGATGAACCTTGAGTTCGGATTGGACATCTGAAACGTTATTTCTACACAATTGGCATCTTCATATATTCCTCTTTCCACCCTATCCCGAATAGATTGTCATCTTGCAGTTATTGTTTCACCTTTCATAATTTCATTCATTTTGTATTGCCCATTATGCATTAAAATGTAATGCATTAGGGCAgtgttttacctttttgtcaAAATACTGATTCAAAAATGCAGGTTCAAAATTCtcataatataaaatataacgGAACAATTCAAGGCTTGAAGTATATATGGAGAACCGAAGGTTTCCGAGGACTGTTCAAAGGCAATGGTACCAATTGTGCTCGTATTGTCCCAAACTCAGCTGTCAAGTTTTTCAGTTATGAAGAAGCATCTAGGCATGTTTCTTCACTGGCAGTATTTATCTCATATCAATCATTATTGCATTCAATTCTCTTACTTTACATCAGGGAGGGCCATGACCATTTTTATACTGCATTTCATATGTCTTTTGAATGTACATATGAAAATATTATGTAGTAGCAATTCATTGAGTAGGTGAAGGTTCGTTTTGTTGTATCAACTATTTTAGCATTTGAAAATACTGTTGGAAAACTTTTAAGGAACGGTATATCATATGTTAAGCGAACCTTGTAGGAAAGTGAAATGATGAGCCAGTTTGTCAAAGATTGTTACTTTGCGATTTGAAAAAATAAACCTGCTTTCTCCTATATGATATGGAGGAAAAGCTGTGGTAATTTTGAGAGAATGTGGGTACCGTtaaaagcatagttgtcaaagcgacATGGCGACCAAAGCGTTGGAGGGCCaactaagcgcttaggcgacaaggcgtcCGTCTAGGCATCACCTTGGCGCCCAactgttattttttatttccgcACCAAATATGACCtaggatagagcctattggagggcaaagatcgaTGTAGCAGagtcgcagaccccatttagctgagattatccTAACTTACTGGGCTGTGCCTTTTTCCTCTTacatcttttattctttttcctttattttctatatttcatttgtcatttctcGTCTCTTTTTCCATTCCTTTTTTGGTGTTGACCTCTattttctctactttgttttgtttggatccatgtagcctacCCCATCAAattgagataaggctgagtttgttgttgttgtatttctGACATCGTTTAGTATGCTACAacatataccttatatcatgaaaaatcaaaatttagccacaattaataaaaaattaacatagaactagaagacagcagaactgaaaaAGCAACCACTAACAAGCTCCTGCGGCATGCTTATATTTTGGAATCTTAAACAAATAAGAAGGCATTGCACAGGGAACAGTCATTGTTTCCAATAACCACTGCTGAATGACATGGCTTCATTTGATAAAAAAGAACACAAGCACGTGGAAGGGGTTTGATTTTCCTCTAACTCAAACCTGCGAATTGAATGATCATGAAGGCTTAATAACTGAGGAATCAATCCAGTTCCAAATAGATCAagtaccaaaataaaagatatttGAGCCTCTATCATTTGGCACATGGAGGAACGTAATCAACATGTCAGAATCTTCTTCATCATTTAACACTTACCTTATGTTGCCGTACAGATTTTCATTGCTATCGCTATGATCCTGGGAAATGGCCTCTATAACTTTGTGAAGGTCCTCAGTCGAATTCTCTTTGTGTTGTTTCAACAACTttggtaaagaagaagaagaataaggaggagCAAGAACCGAAgaaccgaagaagaagaagaagaagggaaaaaaaaacacagagactggagaagaagaagaggaaaaaaaactaCTGCAATCAaggttgaaataaaaaaatgcaacagaaaataaaaagaagaagaatatggaactgagacaaaaaaaacattaaacaaagcagaacagagaaaagagggggggtgaaCTCTCGACAGAGAAGAGTCAAGTTCGgaataaaggaggagaagaacaaagaaaaaacaaaccacgacaaagaagaaaagaaacttaCCAAAAGAAAAGTTGAGGTCGCAGTCCGTCATCGGAGCCAGGTTCGTGTTCGCCGATGTCACTGGAGCTGGAGCCGGAGTCGAGGGTTTCATTTTCTCCCTGAGCCAAGGCTTGAGCAGTCAGAGTCGAgtgtttcttactttctttcgATTTATTTTGCTTTTAGTGATTTGTTGTAACGCTGTGTAAAAGAATTATGTACACAAGTCAATAGAAAACATAACAAatggaataaaaattgaaaataacgTCTTGACACTAAGGCGACAGCTCGCCtagactcaaaaaaaaaaacctgctgGAACACCAAGGTGGctcctaggcgacaccttgacaaccaCGGTTAAAAATTATAGCTTCTTGCCTAGGTGACACTCTTTTAGTATATATTGTGGAGACATCTCTTATGTTTTGTAACGTTTTTGCTGTTCCATACCAACACTAGTAATCTTTGAGATCTTTGTCTAGTAATTTCTTTTCATGCTGTATCAATACTAAAAgattgggtttggtttgattgATCTAATTGGTTGAAAATTTTTCCATTTATTCTTTGTACTCGGCCTCCTCTGTTTATTGTTTTGCATCATCCATGCAATGCTAGCTTGATAGGGGGGAATTTCATGTTTCTGTGGTGTTATTTATTTGCATAGCTACAATATACATTTAAAATCTTTTGCTACTCTTTGGGTTTTATGGCTCTCAACTACTATTTAAGTACAAAAGAATGTGATTTGTGGCTGCTGGAAGCTTTGGCTTGGCATTTATCTAGTAATTTGTTGTCCTCTCCTCGCTCATTGTTCCATGCCTTTTCCAACAGGGGCATTTTGTGGCTTTATCGTCAACAAACTGGCAATGGTATTGTCATTACTCAAAATCTGTAATTTTTACTCGAGTTTTGTCCACTTTAatgtcattttattttattttattttttatctaataaataattattttgattATGAATTTAAAGGATTAATTAAGACTCTGTGCCTGTCCAAAGCATAGGTAGTCACATAATGATCTGAACTttgaacatatatatatattttttgatagaTAAGTTTGAATAATTGGATATAACCAAAAAATACTTTAcaactattttttttctccttttttgctttttgggGTAGGAAACTATAGTTTCTAGTGCAATCCAATTTTATTGGATGTATAATAACTCAATCAGCCGGCATCCTGTAGCAATTCTTAAGCTTGTTGAATCTGTTGCAACTTATCAACCAGAACTTGAACTAGTTTCATCCTTTTGAGAGATAGAAAGCATAGCTCTATTGTTTGTGTTCTCATGAGGTTTTGTTCAAGGAAACAAAATCAACACCCTATTATTTTGTTCTGAAAATTTTGCTTTAGATATCAGAATTTTGCCTGAAATCTATTTTTGGGATGTTGAATACAGAAATTTTCCTGTGAGAAAACAGTAAGGTTTTTGTCCTCAATTTGTTCTTGTGTAATATTTCCTGACAAAAAACTAAGAAGCAACACAAATTGCACCTCAGCCAAGATAAGGGCAATAATGTTCCAGTGCCTATAATCTGGATTGCACAGCCTTTGAATAAAGCCACTTAGTTGTACTTGTCTTCGGTGTAAAATGACTGATGAGTGAGCCCAACCAAAGAAAGAGGGGGAATAAAATGATTGGATCCTATATCCATCACAGTGAATCTTAACGTggagatattttttttggaaaggtAATTGTTCCTGAAGATTGTTTTACTCTCCTGGATGCATTACTTAGATTCCTAAGGCATAACTCTTGCAGATTGTTTTGGGACTTAATGTAAGATTTAATAATATAGAAATTAGAAGCAAAGAATTGAGTCCCTGCTTGCAGAGAACATATGCAGGATGATCAAGTTGATGTTATCTTTCTGACAGATTCGAAACTAAAGCAGAGAAACTAGCAAGCAGAAGCCATGAGACCTAGAGTTTTACGGTTAAAAACTAGGTTTGAAAGAGACTAATAGGTTTAAGGACTAATTATTTTAGGGACTCTCGGAGGAAGATGTTGAGATTTCCAAATGGCGTAGTCCTCAccattttaatttatttgattattaaacATTTTGCTTCCTCATTTGATAAATGTAGTTCTATTAGGTTCTAGTGGATTGAATCTGGATTGCTTTTGTTTCTTACCTTTTTTGCAGAGGATGCTCAACTGACTCCTGTTTTACGCCTTGGAGCTGGGGCAACTGCTGGAATTATTGCCATGTCAGCAACTTACCCAATGGACTTGGCACGAGGCAGGATCACTGTGCAGGTATTGTCTTTTACTGCTCTCGAGAATTTATTTCTGTGGTTTTGCCCTGAATTTTCGTCTGAACGTTGCAATGTTGACTTTAATATCATGTTATAGTAAATATTGTTCccatttttgttgtttcttctttttcttatttttgtttatctTGCAGACAGAAAAATCCCCTTACCAGTATAGAGGATTGTTCCATGCCCTAAGAACTGTCCTCGTGGAAGAAGGCCCACGGGCTTTGTACAAAGGTTGGCTTCCTTCCGTCATTGGAGTTGTAAGTGGAATCTTTCTAATTGGACCCCCCaccccaaattttttttgttttaatttgtcAATACGTTATCCTGAACTGAAAACTGCTGTGCATAGATAACCTactgttttaattttatgacATGAGAAAGTATATCAACATATTTGGTACATGCATTTGTCATATCTTGTGTTCCCTTCAAGTTCGGTGCTTGTCATTTGACAAGTATACTTGAATGGATCCAGGCTTCCTGATACTGCAAGAGAAAGTGTTGGTTAGAccataaaagaagaaatagagattggattttttttttcttttttgcaagGACAGTTAGGtcttttctgttatttttctCAAGAAGTACAAATAAAATCTGGTATGTAAGTAAATATTCGAGAGAATAGAATAGGTTTTGGATGTCTAATTTAGAAATGTTCGGGTTGTACAAGGCAGGAGAAAAATCATAGTAGGGTTTGATACCATAAAGGAATGTAGAGATGGAAACACATACTAGACCTCAAAAGTAGAAAAAAGATGAACAGTTATTTTTTAACGATATGAATCAACAGTGgataaaaagaaagacaatAAAGAGAAACTGGATAGGAGCTGAAATTTCAGCAAAAAAATACCGTTTCGCTTTAATTATGGTCAGTGGAGTAGAGAATTTATGAGGGTTGTATAAAGGCTTTAAGGGGGTGTAATGACAGCAATATGCTGATGCTTCTTCTGCTTGctcattttttgatgaaatCTCGTGATGCATTAAACGTTGTTATTTGATCATTGTCATGTATTTGCTTGTTATACCAGCTTCTCTAAACTGTTGGCAAGttcttttgttctctctctGACTGCTACAGAAACCTAGATTTCTCTGGTGATCTTGGCATCTTCTTCAGCTGTTTGTATATAAATGAAAAGGCAAAATGAGAGGGAACATATAGATAAGATTTTCTTATACTACACCTTCCTCCAGAAGAACAAATAATTTAAAACATAGCATACCTAAAATTGAATCTTACCATTGTTTCTCCTCTGATTTTCTAAATCGCTTCCCTTTGCAGAATCCAAGCAGGAACTTTATACACTCACTAGCTTATactgtttcttgcttttttgCAGATTCCGTATGTGGGTCTCAACTTTTCTGTTTATGAATCCCTGAAGGAATGGCTGGTCAAAACTAGACCATTTGGCCTAGTTGATGGTTCTGAGTTGAGCGTGACAACAAAGCTTGCTTGTGGAGCTGCTGCAGGAACTGTTGGCCAGACAGTTGCTTACCCACTTGATGTTATTCGCCGAAGAATGCAGATGGGGGGCTGGAAGGATGCTGCTTCAATTGTCACCGGTGATGGGAAGCCAGTTGAATATTCGGGCATGGCAGATGCATTCCAAAAGACAGTTCGGAACGAGGGCTTTGGAGCATTGTATAAGGGCTTAGTCCCCAATTCAGTGAAGGTCAGTATCATATTATCACACCTTTAAGTTGTCTTGGTAGAGAGTTTACCCACCCCCTTCCCCACCCTCAGTATGATTGTGTTTGGGTCTTGGACCTGCTATTCATTGATTACTTTAGTTTGATGATCCGAAACATTGTCTACAGTGGTGGCCCATGC is a window encoding:
- the LOC122665130 gene encoding mitochondrial adenine nucleotide transporter ADNT1-like, whose protein sequence is MASEDVVRKTTGESAVSTIVNLAEEAKLAREGVKTPGPAVLSICKSLAAGGIAGGVSRTAVAPLERLKILLQVQNSHNIKYNGTIQGLKYIWRTEGFRGLFKGNGTNCARIVPNSAVKFFSYEEASRGILWLYRQQTGNEDAQLTPVLRLGAGATAGIIAMSATYPMDLARGRITVQTEKSPYQYRGLFHALRTVLVEEGPRALYKGWLPSVIGVIPYVGLNFSVYESLKEWLVKTRPFGLVDGSELSVTTKLACGAAAGTVGQTVAYPLDVIRRRMQMGGWKDAASIVTGDGKPVEYSGMADAFQKTVRNEGFGALYKGLVPNSVKVVPSIAIAFVTYEMVKDVLGVEMRISD